Proteins found in one Loxodonta africana isolate mLoxAfr1 chromosome 21, mLoxAfr1.hap2, whole genome shotgun sequence genomic segment:
- the ADGRG5 gene encoding adhesion G-protein coupled receptor G5 isoform X1, with protein MDHCAALLLYLCLVTFQSGTAEASWKLRSLLEEMEMVANPKGLNSKGRSVPPARLPAPEYIHNLEYNLLNSTFEGHNLTEQTSQATIQALAFKLGCDFSGLLLSGATMEKVPQAWASHAMQFPAELTREACQIHRKELRLICVYFYTSFFFQDDTNSSLLNNCVLGAQLGHDHVDNLREPINISFWHHQSLEGQTLTCVFWKKGAGKHHWGAWSSEGCRTEQPSPAQVLCRCNHLSYFAVLMQLSPAPIPAELLPPLTYISLVGCSISIVASLLTILLHFQSRKQGDFVTCIHMNLHVSVLLLNVTFLLSPMLAMSPVPESACMVLAAILHYALLCSLTWMAIEGFNLYLLLVRVYNVYIHRYVLKLCVLGWGVPAVLVLLLLAVKSSVYGSLSISQENGTASQNISICWLLNPKVHSVLVMGYGGLTSLFNLVVLARVLQALRKLREREKAMGARACRDAITVLGLTVLLGTTWALAFFSFGIFLLPQLFLFTIFNSFYGFFLFLWFCTQRCRTEAEAEAEAGTEMDAFSSSQVVQ; from the exons ATGGATCACTGTGCAGCCCTTCTCCTTTACCTCTGCCTTGTGACTTTCCAGAGCGGGACAGCAG AGGCTTCATGGAAACTCCGGAGCTTGTTGGAGGAAATGGAGATGGTGGCCAACCCCAAAGGACTCAACTCCAAGGGACGGAGCGTACCTCCTGCTCG CCTCCCTGCCCCTGAATATATCCACAACCTGGAGTATAACCTGCTGAACAGCACCTTTGAGGGCCACAACCTGACCGAGCAGACGTCTCAGGCCACTATCCAGGCTCTGGCCTTCAAGCTGGGCTGCGACTTCTCTGGCCTCTTGCTGAGCGGTGCCACTATGGAGAAGGTCCCTCAG GCTTGGGCCTCCCATGCAATGCAGTTCCCAGCTGAGCTGACCCGAGAGGCCTGCCAGATCCATCGCAAGGAGCTGCGTCTCATCTGTGTCTACTTCTACACCTCCTTCTTCTTCCAG GATGACACCAACTCATCTCTGCTTAATAACTGTGTCCTGGGGGCCCAGCTGGGCCACGACCACGTGGACAACCTCAGAGAGCCGATCAACATCAGCTTCTGGCACCACCAAAGCCTG GAAGGTCAGACTCTGACCTGTGTCTTCTGGAAGAAGGGAGCCGGTAAGCACCACTGGGGGGCCTGGAGCTCCGAGGGCTGCCGCACAGAACAGCCTTCACCTGCCCAGGTGCTCTGCCGCTGCAATCACCTCAGCTACTTTGCAGTTCTCATG CAACTCTCCCCAGCCCCGATCCCTGCAGAGTTGCTGCCACCTCTCACGTACATCTCCCTCGTGGGCTGCAGCATCTCCATAGTGGCCTCGCTGCTCACCATCCTGCTGCACTTCCAGTCCAG GAAGCAGGGTGACTTCGTGACATGCATCCATATGAACCTGCACGTCTCTGTGCTGCTTCTGAATGTCACCTTCCTGCTGAGCCCCATGCTGGCCATGTCCCCCGTGCCTGAGTCAGCATGCATGGTGCTGGCTGCCATCCTACACTATGCGCTGCTATGCTCCCTCACCTGGATGGCCATCGAAGGCTTCAACCTCTACCTTCTCCTGGTGCGTGTCTACAACGTCTACATCCACCGATATGTGCTCAAGCTCTGCGTACTGGGCTGGG GGGTCCCTGCCGTCCTGGTGCTGCTCCTCCTCGCTGTCAAAAGCTCAGTGTACGGATCACTCTCCATCAGTCAGGAAAATGGCACGGCCTCCCAGAACATATCCAT ATGCTGGCTGCTGAATCCCAAGGTGCACAGTGTCCTGGTCATGGGCTATGGTGGCCTCACATCTCTTTTCAACCTGGTGGTGCTGGCCCGGGTGCTGCAGGCCCTACGCAAGCTGCGAGAGCGGGAGAAGGCAATGGGTGCTCGGGCCTGCCGGGACGCCATCACTGTGCTGGGTCTCACAGTGCTGCTGGGCACCACCTGGGCCTTGGCTTTCTTCTCCTTTGGCATCTTCCTCCTGCCCCAGCTCTTCCTCTTCACCATCTTTAACTCGTTCTACG gcttcttccttttcctgtggttctgcacccagaggtgccgcacagaggcagaggcagaggcggAGGCAGGGACGGAGATGGATGCCTTCAGTTCCTCCCAGGTGGTGCAGTAG
- the ADGRG5 gene encoding adhesion G-protein coupled receptor G5 isoform X2 has product MDHCAALLLYLCLVTFQSGTAEASWKLRSLLEEMEMVANPKGLNSKGRSVPPARLPAPEYIHNLEYNLLNSTFEGHNLTEQTSQATIQALAFKLGCDFSGLLLSGATMEKVPQAWASHAMQFPAELTREACQIHRKELRLICVYFYTSFFFQDDTNSSLLNNCVLGAQLGHDHVDNLREPINISFWHHQSLEGQTLTCVFWKKGAGKHHWGAWSSEGCRTEQPSPAQVLCRCNHLSYFAVLMQLSPAPIPAELLPPLTYISLVGCSISIVASLLTILLHFQSRKQGDFVTCIHMNLHVSVLLLNVTFLLSPMLAMSPVPESACMVLAAILHYALLCSLTWMAIEGFNLYLLLVRVYNVYIHRYVLKLCVLGWGVPAVLVLLLLAVKSSVYGSLSISQENGTASQNISICWLLNPKVHSVLVMGYGGLTSLFNLVVLARVLQALRKLREREKAMGARACRDAITVLGLTVLLGTTWALAFFSFGIFLLPQLFLFTIFNSFYE; this is encoded by the exons ATGGATCACTGTGCAGCCCTTCTCCTTTACCTCTGCCTTGTGACTTTCCAGAGCGGGACAGCAG AGGCTTCATGGAAACTCCGGAGCTTGTTGGAGGAAATGGAGATGGTGGCCAACCCCAAAGGACTCAACTCCAAGGGACGGAGCGTACCTCCTGCTCG CCTCCCTGCCCCTGAATATATCCACAACCTGGAGTATAACCTGCTGAACAGCACCTTTGAGGGCCACAACCTGACCGAGCAGACGTCTCAGGCCACTATCCAGGCTCTGGCCTTCAAGCTGGGCTGCGACTTCTCTGGCCTCTTGCTGAGCGGTGCCACTATGGAGAAGGTCCCTCAG GCTTGGGCCTCCCATGCAATGCAGTTCCCAGCTGAGCTGACCCGAGAGGCCTGCCAGATCCATCGCAAGGAGCTGCGTCTCATCTGTGTCTACTTCTACACCTCCTTCTTCTTCCAG GATGACACCAACTCATCTCTGCTTAATAACTGTGTCCTGGGGGCCCAGCTGGGCCACGACCACGTGGACAACCTCAGAGAGCCGATCAACATCAGCTTCTGGCACCACCAAAGCCTG GAAGGTCAGACTCTGACCTGTGTCTTCTGGAAGAAGGGAGCCGGTAAGCACCACTGGGGGGCCTGGAGCTCCGAGGGCTGCCGCACAGAACAGCCTTCACCTGCCCAGGTGCTCTGCCGCTGCAATCACCTCAGCTACTTTGCAGTTCTCATG CAACTCTCCCCAGCCCCGATCCCTGCAGAGTTGCTGCCACCTCTCACGTACATCTCCCTCGTGGGCTGCAGCATCTCCATAGTGGCCTCGCTGCTCACCATCCTGCTGCACTTCCAGTCCAG GAAGCAGGGTGACTTCGTGACATGCATCCATATGAACCTGCACGTCTCTGTGCTGCTTCTGAATGTCACCTTCCTGCTGAGCCCCATGCTGGCCATGTCCCCCGTGCCTGAGTCAGCATGCATGGTGCTGGCTGCCATCCTACACTATGCGCTGCTATGCTCCCTCACCTGGATGGCCATCGAAGGCTTCAACCTCTACCTTCTCCTGGTGCGTGTCTACAACGTCTACATCCACCGATATGTGCTCAAGCTCTGCGTACTGGGCTGGG GGGTCCCTGCCGTCCTGGTGCTGCTCCTCCTCGCTGTCAAAAGCTCAGTGTACGGATCACTCTCCATCAGTCAGGAAAATGGCACGGCCTCCCAGAACATATCCAT ATGCTGGCTGCTGAATCCCAAGGTGCACAGTGTCCTGGTCATGGGCTATGGTGGCCTCACATCTCTTTTCAACCTGGTGGTGCTGGCCCGGGTGCTGCAGGCCCTACGCAAGCTGCGAGAGCGGGAGAAGGCAATGGGTGCTCGGGCCTGCCGGGACGCCATCACTGTGCTGGGTCTCACAGTGCTGCTGGGCACCACCTGGGCCTTGGCTTTCTTCTCCTTTGGCATCTTCCTCCTGCCCCAGCTCTTCCTCTTCACCATCTTTAACTCGTTCTACG agtag
- the ADGRG5 gene encoding adhesion G-protein coupled receptor G5 isoform X3, whose amino-acid sequence MTFSFPVVTWTYLESQELSYTTIFGSLRRGVGRALDLESEPFESQLPTGLLENTKQTPSLGWHSVSFQSLGPIWEVRREPVLGGHLSTGDGSLCSPSPLPLPCDFPERDSRGFMETPELVGGNGDGGQPQRTQLQGTERTSCSEGQTLTCVFWKKGAGKHHWGAWSSEGCRTEQPSPAQVLCRCNHLSYFAVLMQLSPAPIPAELLPPLTYISLVGCSISIVASLLTILLHFQSRKQGDFVTCIHMNLHVSVLLLNVTFLLSPMLAMSPVPESACMVLAAILHYALLCSLTWMAIEGFNLYLLLVRVYNVYIHRYVLKLCVLGWGVPAVLVLLLLAVKSSVYGSLSISQENGTASQNISICWLLNPKVHSVLVMGYGGLTSLFNLVVLARVLQALRKLREREKAMGARACRDAITVLGLTVLLGTTWALAFFSFGIFLLPQLFLFTIFNSFYGFFLFLWFCTQRCRTEAEAEAEAGTEMDAFSSSQVVQ is encoded by the exons ATGACATTCAGTTTCCCCGTGGTTACTTGGACATATCTTGAAAGTCAG GAACTCAGCTACACAACCATCTTTGGGAGTTTGCGGCGTGGAGTGGGGAGAGCACTGGACTTGGAGTCTGAACCTTTTGAgtcccagttgcccactggcctGCTGGAGAACACCAAGCAAACTCCTTCTCTTGGGTGGCATTCAGTTTCCTTCCAGTCACTTGGACCTATCTGGGAAGTCAG GCGGGAGCCAGTTCTTGGCGGACATCTGAGTACAGGGGATGGATCACTGTGCAGCCCTTCTCCTTTACCTCTGCCTTGTGACTTTCCAGAGCGGGACAGCAG AGGCTTCATGGAAACTCCGGAGCTTGTTGGAGGAAATGGAGATGGTGGCCAACCCCAAAGGACTCAACTCCAAGGGACGGAGCGTACCTCCTGCTCG GAAGGTCAGACTCTGACCTGTGTCTTCTGGAAGAAGGGAGCCGGTAAGCACCACTGGGGGGCCTGGAGCTCCGAGGGCTGCCGCACAGAACAGCCTTCACCTGCCCAGGTGCTCTGCCGCTGCAATCACCTCAGCTACTTTGCAGTTCTCATG CAACTCTCCCCAGCCCCGATCCCTGCAGAGTTGCTGCCACCTCTCACGTACATCTCCCTCGTGGGCTGCAGCATCTCCATAGTGGCCTCGCTGCTCACCATCCTGCTGCACTTCCAGTCCAG GAAGCAGGGTGACTTCGTGACATGCATCCATATGAACCTGCACGTCTCTGTGCTGCTTCTGAATGTCACCTTCCTGCTGAGCCCCATGCTGGCCATGTCCCCCGTGCCTGAGTCAGCATGCATGGTGCTGGCTGCCATCCTACACTATGCGCTGCTATGCTCCCTCACCTGGATGGCCATCGAAGGCTTCAACCTCTACCTTCTCCTGGTGCGTGTCTACAACGTCTACATCCACCGATATGTGCTCAAGCTCTGCGTACTGGGCTGGG GGGTCCCTGCCGTCCTGGTGCTGCTCCTCCTCGCTGTCAAAAGCTCAGTGTACGGATCACTCTCCATCAGTCAGGAAAATGGCACGGCCTCCCAGAACATATCCAT ATGCTGGCTGCTGAATCCCAAGGTGCACAGTGTCCTGGTCATGGGCTATGGTGGCCTCACATCTCTTTTCAACCTGGTGGTGCTGGCCCGGGTGCTGCAGGCCCTACGCAAGCTGCGAGAGCGGGAGAAGGCAATGGGTGCTCGGGCCTGCCGGGACGCCATCACTGTGCTGGGTCTCACAGTGCTGCTGGGCACCACCTGGGCCTTGGCTTTCTTCTCCTTTGGCATCTTCCTCCTGCCCCAGCTCTTCCTCTTCACCATCTTTAACTCGTTCTACG gcttcttccttttcctgtggttctgcacccagaggtgccgcacagaggcagaggcagaggcggAGGCAGGGACGGAGATGGATGCCTTCAGTTCCTCCCAGGTGGTGCAGTAG